In the Solanum pennellii chromosome 5, SPENNV200 genome, one interval contains:
- the LOC107018570 gene encoding laccase-6 isoform X2 — MKNLITTLFIYFLVILFLCNKHSKYVVGFRPQRRGGRSTRFYDFKSFFFLLQVQTTRVTKLCNTKEIPTINGMYPGPVVYAQEDDKVIVRVTNESPYNITIHWHGIRQRLSCWSDGPSYITQCPIQTGQNFTYEFTLVQQKGTFFWHAHVSWLRATVYGAIVVYPKNGVPYPFNFPYEEHIIILGEFWMKDMVQIEQAVLASGGAPPPADAFTINGQPGPNYNCSADDIFKIYAVPGKTYLLRLINAALNQEHFFAIANHRLTIVEVDAEYTKPLTTDQVMLGPGQTLNVLVTADKHIAKYSMAMGPYQSAKNVSFQNITAIAYFQYFGATANDLSLPAALPHFDDNLAAKTVMDGLRSLNPVTVPKDIDRNLFVTIGLNVQKCRSKNPQKDCQAKDGGVMAASMNNISFSKPNISILEAYYKNISGYFTQDFPRVPLKFYDFVNGAPNNPPNDTNSLNGTRTYVLDYGTKVQLILQDTSTVSTENHPIHLHGYSFYVVGYGTGNYDPDTANFNLVDPPYMNTIGVPVGGWAAIRFVADNPGAWFMHCHLEIHLSWGLSVVLIVKNGEGPLERLPHPPKDLPRC, encoded by the exons ATGAAAAACTTGATCACTACTTTGTTTATTTACTTCTTAGTGATCTTGTTTCTCTGCAATAAACATAGCAAATATGTTGTGGGTTTTAGACCACAACGGCGAGGAGGCAGATCAACAAGATTCtatgattttaag tcttttttttttcttcttcaggTGCAAACTACTAGGGTTACCAAGTTATGTAACACTAAAGAGATACCAACCATCAATGGAATGTATCCAGGTCCAGTTGTTTATGCTCAAGAAGACGATAAAGTTATCGTCAGAGTTACAAATGAATCCCCATACAATATCACAATCCACTG GCATGGCATCCGGCAGAGGCTATCGTGTTGGTCAGATGGCCCTTCTTACATTACACAATGCCCCATACAAACTGGACAAAACTTCACTTATGAGTTCACTCTTGTACAACAGAAGGGGACATTTTTCTGGCACGCTCACGTTTCGTGGCTTCGAGCCACTGTTTATGGTGCCATTGTTGTTTACCCTAAGAATGGTGTTCCTTACCCTTTCAACTTCCCATATGAAGagcatattattattttag GAGAGTTTTGGATGAAGGATATGGTGCAAATTGAGCAGGCAGTTTTAGCTAGTGGCGGAGCCCCACCACCGGCTGATGCTTTTACCATCAATGGCCAACCCGGCCCTAATTATAATTGCTCTGCTGATG atatttttaaaatatatgcgGTTCCAGGGAAGACATACTTGTTAAGGTTAATCAATGCAGCTTTGAACCAGGAGCATTTCTTTGCCATTGCAAATCACAGATTGACAATTGTTGAAGTTGATGCAGAGTACACAAAGCCATTGACCACAGACCAAGTCATGCTCGGGCCGGGGCAAACCCTAAATGTCCTAGTCACAGCAGATAAACATATAGCAAAATATTCAATGGCCATGGGACCTTATCAATCTGCTAAGAATGTCTCATTTCAAAACATAACAGCAATAGCTTACTTCCAGTATTTTGGTGCCACAGCAAATGACTTAAGTTTACCTGCAGCTTTACCACATTTTGATGATAATCTTGCCGCTAAGACAGTCATGGACGGGCTTAGAAGTCTTAATCCTGTTACTGTTCCTAAAGATATTGACAGAAACCTATTCGTTACAATTGGACTAAACGTGCAAAAATGCCGGTCAAAGAATCCCCAAAAAGATTGTCAAGCTAAAGATGGTGGAGTCATGGCTGCTTCCATGAATAACATCAGCTTTAGTAAACCTAACATCTCAATTTTGGAAGCTTACTACAAGAACATCAGTGGGTACTTCACTCAAGATTTTCCTCGGGTACCCCTGAAGTTCTATGATTTTGTGAATGGGGCACCTAATAATCCTCCTAATGACACAAATTCACTGAATGGAACTAGGACCTATGTCCTTGACTATGGGACCAAGGTTCAACTGATCCTACAGGACACCAGCACCGTTTCCACGGAGAACCACCCTATTCATCTTCATGGCTACAGCTTTTATGTTGTTGGTTATGGCACCGGAAACTATGATCCAGATACAGCCAACTTCAATCTGGTGGATCCACCATATATGAACACAATTGGAGTTCCAGTAGGTGGATGGGCTGCCATTCGATTCGTTGCTGATAATCCAG GGGCATGGTTTATGCACTGTCATTTGGAGATACATTTATCTTGGGGCTTATCGGTGGTGCTCATTGTGAAGAATGGGGAAGGGCCATTAGAAAGACTTCCTCATCCTCCAAAAGACTTGCCCAGATGCTAG
- the LOC107018968 gene encoding uncharacterized protein At4g00950-like, producing MEAPESKPKPKSKPESIISKLALFSPKKEMSTSPVHHTIVSVPFQWEKEPGKPNTINQPINKPKSLEPPPRLYSINTPSPTTVLDGPYYHNNKISSSSFRFLKNISKTPETEHFVKRGNWWQRNIKRKISSNNSSVFLSSMDSTGKSCSARMASFRRNGSSSNLYATKSNIIWANIYEGFKKAIPWKSNKSKNYSSYKFQHQQSI from the exons ATGGAGGCACCAGAatcaaagccaaagccaaagtcGAAGCCAGAATCGATTATATCGAAACTTGCTCTGTTTTCTCCTAAAAAAGAAATGTCTACTTCCCCTGTTCATCACACCATAGTCTCTGTTCCTTTTCAATGGGAAAAAGAACCAGGAAAACCAAACACCATTAATCAACCAATCAATAAACCAAAATCCTTGGAGCCACCACCAAGACTTTACTCAATTAACACACCATCACCCACAACTGTTCTTGATGGACCTTATTATCATAACAACAAgatttcatcttcttcatttcGATTCTTGAAAAATATCAGTAAAACACCAGAAACAGAGCATTTTGTGAAAAGAGGAAATTGGTGGCAGAGGAATATTAAACGTAAGATTAGTAGTAATAATTCTTCTGTCTTTTTATCTTCAATGGATTCTACAGGTAAAAGTTGCAGTGCAAGAATGGCAAGTTTTAGAAGAAATGGAAGCTCTTCTAATCTATATGCTACTAAGTCCAATATCATATgg GCAAATATATATGAGGGTTTTAAGAAGGCCATACCATGGAAGAGCAATAAGTCAAAGAATTATTCATCTTATAAATTTCAACACCAGCAGTCAATTTAA
- the LOC107018570 gene encoding laccase-6 isoform X3, translating to MKNLITTLFIYFLVILFLCNKHSKYVVGFRPQRRGGRSTRFYDFKVQTTRVTKLCNTKEIPTINGMYPGPVVYAQEDDKVIVRVTNESPYNITIHWHGIRQRLSCWSDGPSYITQCPIQTGQNFTYEFTLVQQKGTFFWHAHVSWLRATVYGAIVVYPKNGVPYPFNFPYEEHIIILGEFWMKDMVQIEQAVLASGGAPPPADAFTINGQPGPNYNCSADDIFKIYAVPGKTYLLRLINAALNQEHFFAIANHRLTIVEVDAEYTKPLTTDQVMLGPGQTLNVLVTADKHIAKYSMAMGPYQSAKNVSFQNITAIAYFQYFGATANDLSLPAALPHFDDNLAAKTVMDGLRSLNPVTVPKDIDRNLFVTIGLNVQKCRSKNPQKDCQAKDGGVMAASMNNISFSKPNISILEAYYKNISGYFTQDFPRVPLKFYDFVNGAPNNPPNDTNSLNGTRTYVLDYGTKVQLILQDTSTVSTENHPIHLHGYSFYVVGYGTGNYDPDTANFNLVDPPYMNTIGVPVGGWAAIRFVADNPGAWFMHCHLEIHLSWGLSVVLIVKNGEGPLERLPHPPKDLPRC from the exons ATGAAAAACTTGATCACTACTTTGTTTATTTACTTCTTAGTGATCTTGTTTCTCTGCAATAAACATAGCAAATATGTTGTGGGTTTTAGACCACAACGGCGAGGAGGCAGATCAACAAGATTCtatgattttaag gTGCAAACTACTAGGGTTACCAAGTTATGTAACACTAAAGAGATACCAACCATCAATGGAATGTATCCAGGTCCAGTTGTTTATGCTCAAGAAGACGATAAAGTTATCGTCAGAGTTACAAATGAATCCCCATACAATATCACAATCCACTG GCATGGCATCCGGCAGAGGCTATCGTGTTGGTCAGATGGCCCTTCTTACATTACACAATGCCCCATACAAACTGGACAAAACTTCACTTATGAGTTCACTCTTGTACAACAGAAGGGGACATTTTTCTGGCACGCTCACGTTTCGTGGCTTCGAGCCACTGTTTATGGTGCCATTGTTGTTTACCCTAAGAATGGTGTTCCTTACCCTTTCAACTTCCCATATGAAGagcatattattattttag GAGAGTTTTGGATGAAGGATATGGTGCAAATTGAGCAGGCAGTTTTAGCTAGTGGCGGAGCCCCACCACCGGCTGATGCTTTTACCATCAATGGCCAACCCGGCCCTAATTATAATTGCTCTGCTGATG atatttttaaaatatatgcgGTTCCAGGGAAGACATACTTGTTAAGGTTAATCAATGCAGCTTTGAACCAGGAGCATTTCTTTGCCATTGCAAATCACAGATTGACAATTGTTGAAGTTGATGCAGAGTACACAAAGCCATTGACCACAGACCAAGTCATGCTCGGGCCGGGGCAAACCCTAAATGTCCTAGTCACAGCAGATAAACATATAGCAAAATATTCAATGGCCATGGGACCTTATCAATCTGCTAAGAATGTCTCATTTCAAAACATAACAGCAATAGCTTACTTCCAGTATTTTGGTGCCACAGCAAATGACTTAAGTTTACCTGCAGCTTTACCACATTTTGATGATAATCTTGCCGCTAAGACAGTCATGGACGGGCTTAGAAGTCTTAATCCTGTTACTGTTCCTAAAGATATTGACAGAAACCTATTCGTTACAATTGGACTAAACGTGCAAAAATGCCGGTCAAAGAATCCCCAAAAAGATTGTCAAGCTAAAGATGGTGGAGTCATGGCTGCTTCCATGAATAACATCAGCTTTAGTAAACCTAACATCTCAATTTTGGAAGCTTACTACAAGAACATCAGTGGGTACTTCACTCAAGATTTTCCTCGGGTACCCCTGAAGTTCTATGATTTTGTGAATGGGGCACCTAATAATCCTCCTAATGACACAAATTCACTGAATGGAACTAGGACCTATGTCCTTGACTATGGGACCAAGGTTCAACTGATCCTACAGGACACCAGCACCGTTTCCACGGAGAACCACCCTATTCATCTTCATGGCTACAGCTTTTATGTTGTTGGTTATGGCACCGGAAACTATGATCCAGATACAGCCAACTTCAATCTGGTGGATCCACCATATATGAACACAATTGGAGTTCCAGTAGGTGGATGGGCTGCCATTCGATTCGTTGCTGATAATCCAG GGGCATGGTTTATGCACTGTCATTTGGAGATACATTTATCTTGGGGCTTATCGGTGGTGCTCATTGTGAAGAATGGGGAAGGGCCATTAGAAAGACTTCCTCATCCTCCAAAAGACTTGCCCAGATGCTAG
- the LOC107018570 gene encoding laccase-6 isoform X1 yields the protein MKNLITTLFIYFLVILFLCNKHSKYVVGFRPQRRGGRSTRFYDFKVQTTRVTKLCNTKEIPTINGMYPGPVVYAQEDDKVIVRVTNESPYNITIHWHGIRQRLSCWSDGPSYITQCPIQTGQNFTYEFTLVQQKGTFFWHAHVSWLRATVYGAIVVYPKNGVPYPFNFPYEEHIIILGEFWMKDMVQIEQAVLASGGAPPPADAFTINGQPGPNYNCSADDIFKIYAVPGKTYLLRLINAALNQEHFFAIANHRLTIVEVDAEYTKPLTTDQVMLGPGQTLNVLVTADKHIAKYSMAMGPYQSAKNVSFQNITAIAYFQYFGATANDLSLPAALPHFDDNLAAKTVMDGLRSLNPVTVPKDIDRNLFVTIGLNVQKCRSKNPQKDCQAKDGGVMAASMNNISFSKPNISILEAYYKNISGYFTQDFPRVPLKFYDFVNGAPNNPPNDTNSLNGTRTYVLDYGTKVQLILQDTSTVSTENHPIHLHGYSFYVVGYGTGNYDPDTANFNLVDPPYMNTIGVPVGGWAAIRFVADNPGNKLELKLHLIIITVRCTKLTDGPFSCTGAWFMHCHLEIHLSWGLSVVLIVKNGEGPLERLPHPPKDLPRC from the exons ATGAAAAACTTGATCACTACTTTGTTTATTTACTTCTTAGTGATCTTGTTTCTCTGCAATAAACATAGCAAATATGTTGTGGGTTTTAGACCACAACGGCGAGGAGGCAGATCAACAAGATTCtatgattttaag gTGCAAACTACTAGGGTTACCAAGTTATGTAACACTAAAGAGATACCAACCATCAATGGAATGTATCCAGGTCCAGTTGTTTATGCTCAAGAAGACGATAAAGTTATCGTCAGAGTTACAAATGAATCCCCATACAATATCACAATCCACTG GCATGGCATCCGGCAGAGGCTATCGTGTTGGTCAGATGGCCCTTCTTACATTACACAATGCCCCATACAAACTGGACAAAACTTCACTTATGAGTTCACTCTTGTACAACAGAAGGGGACATTTTTCTGGCACGCTCACGTTTCGTGGCTTCGAGCCACTGTTTATGGTGCCATTGTTGTTTACCCTAAGAATGGTGTTCCTTACCCTTTCAACTTCCCATATGAAGagcatattattattttag GAGAGTTTTGGATGAAGGATATGGTGCAAATTGAGCAGGCAGTTTTAGCTAGTGGCGGAGCCCCACCACCGGCTGATGCTTTTACCATCAATGGCCAACCCGGCCCTAATTATAATTGCTCTGCTGATG atatttttaaaatatatgcgGTTCCAGGGAAGACATACTTGTTAAGGTTAATCAATGCAGCTTTGAACCAGGAGCATTTCTTTGCCATTGCAAATCACAGATTGACAATTGTTGAAGTTGATGCAGAGTACACAAAGCCATTGACCACAGACCAAGTCATGCTCGGGCCGGGGCAAACCCTAAATGTCCTAGTCACAGCAGATAAACATATAGCAAAATATTCAATGGCCATGGGACCTTATCAATCTGCTAAGAATGTCTCATTTCAAAACATAACAGCAATAGCTTACTTCCAGTATTTTGGTGCCACAGCAAATGACTTAAGTTTACCTGCAGCTTTACCACATTTTGATGATAATCTTGCCGCTAAGACAGTCATGGACGGGCTTAGAAGTCTTAATCCTGTTACTGTTCCTAAAGATATTGACAGAAACCTATTCGTTACAATTGGACTAAACGTGCAAAAATGCCGGTCAAAGAATCCCCAAAAAGATTGTCAAGCTAAAGATGGTGGAGTCATGGCTGCTTCCATGAATAACATCAGCTTTAGTAAACCTAACATCTCAATTTTGGAAGCTTACTACAAGAACATCAGTGGGTACTTCACTCAAGATTTTCCTCGGGTACCCCTGAAGTTCTATGATTTTGTGAATGGGGCACCTAATAATCCTCCTAATGACACAAATTCACTGAATGGAACTAGGACCTATGTCCTTGACTATGGGACCAAGGTTCAACTGATCCTACAGGACACCAGCACCGTTTCCACGGAGAACCACCCTATTCATCTTCATGGCTACAGCTTTTATGTTGTTGGTTATGGCACCGGAAACTATGATCCAGATACAGCCAACTTCAATCTGGTGGATCCACCATATATGAACACAATTGGAGTTCCAGTAGGTGGATGGGCTGCCATTCGATTCGTTGCTGATAATCCAGGTAATAAATTAGAACTTAAACTTCATCTCATAATCATTACAGTCCGTTGTACTAAACTCACGGATGGACCATTTTCATGCACAGGGGCATGGTTTATGCACTGTCATTTGGAGATACATTTATCTTGGGGCTTATCGGTGGTGCTCATTGTGAAGAATGGGGAAGGGCCATTAGAAAGACTTCCTCATCCTCCAAAAGACTTGCCCAGATGCTAG